The Thermococcus sp. genome has a segment encoding these proteins:
- a CDS encoding MFS transporter: protein MQVTRNGETYDLSYAKKATLVVVLLPLLVMYTEAMLTPALPTIQKEFAVNPNDVSWVLTIYLLVGTVSVAIFGKLGDMYGKKKMFLVALGFYTLGVILNGFAPSFQWLLVTRAIQGFGMAIFPLAFSLVREEFPPEMVPQVQGMISAMFGVGMVIALPLGAYVTQHWGWRWTYHTASPFAVLMFILAWKVLRESRYINPGKLDWPGALFLTWAVVPALVAVTRAPNIGWTAGETLTLFGVSLVGAVLLVIWERRVENPILPLGIITSRNPAIVNVGIMFAAFGISMMSQANTYIFQMKPPYGFGKSILESGLLMTPMAGVMLIVAPIAGKLMPKIGAKPLAILGALTASAGLGVLAKYAPQLPPNHLWTFVGLITLVGTGITLMNISLINVLVFSVPQRVMGVATGANSLFRNFGSTWGPAIAGTVMSTYYVLFHPPGAPSWVKIKIPTTKAYEVLFGTSAVIYLFLAILSLAIVEVMKGGRIRDVKAGENEALINNGS, encoded by the coding sequence ATGCAAGTCACAAGAAACGGCGAGACTTATGACCTGAGCTACGCCAAAAAGGCCACCCTTGTTGTAGTTCTCCTGCCCCTACTGGTTATGTACACTGAAGCGATGCTCACCCCGGCGTTGCCGACAATACAGAAGGAGTTCGCGGTAAACCCGAACGACGTCAGCTGGGTTCTCACAATTTACCTCCTCGTCGGAACAGTTAGTGTGGCAATCTTCGGAAAGCTCGGCGACATGTATGGAAAGAAGAAGATGTTCCTCGTCGCGCTGGGATTCTACACTCTGGGAGTTATCCTCAACGGCTTCGCCCCGAGCTTCCAGTGGCTCCTCGTAACGAGGGCCATACAGGGCTTCGGAATGGCAATCTTCCCGCTCGCTTTCAGCCTCGTCCGTGAGGAGTTCCCGCCCGAGATGGTGCCCCAGGTTCAGGGAATGATAAGCGCGATGTTCGGCGTCGGTATGGTTATAGCCCTTCCTCTCGGAGCTTATGTAACACAGCACTGGGGCTGGCGCTGGACGTACCACACAGCCTCGCCGTTTGCAGTCCTGATGTTTATCCTTGCATGGAAAGTTCTCAGGGAGAGTCGTTACATAAACCCCGGAAAGCTCGACTGGCCCGGCGCGCTCTTCCTCACCTGGGCGGTTGTTCCGGCCCTTGTTGCTGTAACCCGCGCCCCAAACATCGGCTGGACGGCGGGGGAAACGCTTACCCTCTTTGGGGTTTCCTTAGTTGGCGCAGTCCTCTTGGTCATCTGGGAAAGAAGGGTTGAAAACCCGATACTTCCCCTTGGCATTATCACTTCCCGGAACCCGGCAATAGTGAACGTTGGAATAATGTTCGCCGCCTTCGGCATTTCCATGATGAGCCAGGCGAACACCTACATCTTCCAGATGAAACCCCCCTACGGCTTCGGCAAGAGCATCCTTGAGAGCGGTCTCCTCATGACCCCCATGGCAGGCGTTATGCTAATCGTCGCTCCAATCGCCGGAAAACTAATGCCAAAAATCGGCGCAAAACCACTGGCGATACTCGGTGCGCTGACTGCCAGTGCCGGTCTTGGAGTCCTGGCCAAATACGCCCCCCAGCTCCCGCCGAACCACCTCTGGACGTTTGTTGGTCTGATAACCCTCGTCGGGACTGGGATAACGCTAATGAACATCTCCCTAATCAACGTCCTTGTGTTCAGCGTTCCGCAGAGGGTCATGGGTGTAGCTACCGGTGCGAACAGCCTCTTCAGGAACTTCGGCTCGACCTGGGGGCCTGCAATAGCGGGAACCGTCATGAGCACCTATTACGTGCTCTTCCACCCACCGGGGGCTCCCTCGTGGGTCAAGATAAAAATCCCGACGACGAAAGCCTACGAGGTGCTTTTCGGGACCTCTGCGGTGATATACCTCTTCCTTGCTATCCTTAGCCTGGCTATAGTCGAGGTGATGAAGGGTGGCAGGATTCGGGACGTTAAGGCGGGCGAAAATGAGGCGCTGATTAATAATGGCTCTTAG